ACAAAGTTGATTTCTTTACACGGAGATGTAATCTCGCGCAGCGGTCCAAAATAGGAGGGGGTGAATTCTTTCCAGCCCAGGCATGGCGTGTGAAAAAACTGGCCGCGTTTGAGACGGCGCTCGAAAATCGCCTTATACGCATGCCCCGGAGAGGTCGTATTCGTATCCCAGCGGCGCGCACCCTCCGTCATCCTTTCCCGGTTCTGCCGCAGCGGCAAAATTGACGCGTGGAGCTTGTAACAGACGTCGACCAGGATCGAGGCCAGAAGCTGATAGTTATTATCCCCGCTGATGCTGCTCGAATGCCGCAGCGGGCCGCCGTAATTAGTGATGTAATTTTCAAATCTAATCGGTGAACATATTTCCACTTTCTGCGGTATAATTGTCACAGCAGGGCCCCAATTTACAGCAGAAAAAATGCCGCAAACAGCCGAAGCCGTAGGTACGGGATAAGACCCGGGGCTATCGCCCGTAGAGGGATCGGAAAAAAGAGCATGGCGGCCCGCGATCTCACAAGAAACCGTATATTGTTTTAGCATTATGTTCCTCCCTTCTTTTGTTTGAAATCTTTCGCAGAGTAAAAAGAAAGCGGAAGAGCCAGGTAAAATGTTAGTGAGTGAACAATCGCTTTCTTCTCTACGAAAACAGTATATATTACAAAACACATAATGTCAACTAATACTATTTATAAATTCCAAATAAAAATCATAGGACCATATATATAATTATATCCAAATACAAATCATAGGACTGTTTATTTTATGTATACGTTATGGGCCCTGAGAAGTCTCCCTCCCAAGGCCCATTCCAGTGACGATACTATCTCACTATATTCCATATAAAAAACATAGATTTCAATCCACGCGAACCTGGATTCGCGACATAAAAGCACTCGGCGCATGCGCGGAGTGTTTTTCTTAACTTAATACTTTTGCGGCCTACTCCCCCGCCGCCCTTATCAGGCGGTCTTTTAGGGCGCGCCCGATGCCTTTTTCCGCGGGGAGCTCGGCGTAGATGATCCGCGCGCCGCTTCTTTCGAGGGTGCGCAGGGCGCGGAAGAGCTCTTTTGCGTATTCGGCGTCATCTCTGAAGATTATTTTAACACACGGCGAACCGGCGGGGTTTCCGGTGCCGAGCCAGGCCCAGTTGTCAGCGTCGGCCGGCGTTTCCTGCGGCGCGGAGAGCTTCAGCGGTATCGCGGGCGCGTAGTGGCGGTATCTCGTACCCGGCGAACGCCTGATCATCTTCTGATCCTGCGGCAGCAGCACCTCCATATTGAGAGCTTCCTCCACCGCCTCTTTCGGCAAACCGCCCGGGCGCAGCAGCACCGGATGATCGCCCGTCATGTCGATGACCGTCGACTCAAGGCCGAGGCGCGTGTCGCCGCCGTCGATGACGAGCGGGATGACGCGGCCGATCTCCTGCCGTACAGTTTCGGCGTCGGTCGGGCTTGGACGGCCGCTGATGTTGGCGCTCGGGGCGGCGACCGGCAGGCCGGATTTTTCTATCAGAGCGAGCGCCGCGGCGGTATCCGGCATACGCACCGCCGCCGTCGAAAGTCCGCCGCGCGTGCGCGCGGGGATGATCTCTTTCGCCGGCAGCACTATCGAGAGCGGCCCCGGCCAAAATCTTTCCATAAGAAAACGGGCGCGCCAGTTTATCTCTACGAGCGCCTCCGTCATCTCGATCGATGCGACGTGAAGGATCAGCGGGTTGTCCGAGGGACGCCCTTTAGTTTCGTAAATCTTTTTCACCGCCTCCGCGTCGAGCGCGTTCGCGCCGAGGCCGTAGACGGTCTCAGTCGGAAAGGCGACGAGGCCGCCGGCCTTTATTATCTCCGCGCCCCTGTCGGTCAGCTCACGCTGTTCCGGCGTGAGAGAGGCGATCCTTTCCGCCACCCGCGCGCCGACAGTTCCGCGCGCTGACGGCAGTCCGAATCTGCCGCTCTCCGCCATTCCGCCGCGGTCATAAGGCTCACTCATTGAGATAGGCGCCCTCCATGAAGTTTTCCATAAAACCGCGGCGGAAGGCCGGGAAACGCCCTTCGATGATCGCCTGCCTCGCGTCGCGCACGAGGTTCACGAGGAAATGAAGGTTGTGCCAGCTGCAGAGCCGCGCGGCGAGGATCTCGCCCGCCGTATAGAGGTGACGCAGATAGGCGCGCGTGAAGCTGCGGCAAACGTAGCAGTCGCACTGAGGATCAGGGGCGGTAAAGTCCCGCGCGAAGGCGAGATTTTTGATATTCATCTTGCCGAAGCTCG
The window above is part of the Cloacibacillus evryensis DSM 19522 genome. Proteins encoded here:
- the cas5 gene encoding CRISPR-associated protein Cas5, translated to MLKQYTVSCEIAGRHALFSDPSTGDSPGSYPVPTASAVCGIFSAVNWGPAVTIIPQKVEICSPIRFENYITNYGGPLRHSSSISGDNNYQLLASILVDVCYKLHASILPLRQNRERMTEGARRWDTNTTSPGHAYKAIFERRLKRGQFFHTPCLGWKEFTPSYFGPLREITSPCKEINFVIPSLLMSVFPDGYDSKPRFAFAQNVEVREGVMFYPQKEAICNAE
- a CDS encoding L-threonylcarbamoyladenylate synthase, which encodes MSEPYDRGGMAESGRFGLPSARGTVGARVAERIASLTPEQRELTDRGAEIIKAGGLVAFPTETVYGLGANALDAEAVKKIYETKGRPSDNPLILHVASIEMTEALVEINWRARFLMERFWPGPLSIVLPAKEIIPARTRGGLSTAAVRMPDTAAALALIEKSGLPVAAPSANISGRPSPTDAETVRQEIGRVIPLVIDGGDTRLGLESTVIDMTGDHPVLLRPGGLPKEAVEEALNMEVLLPQDQKMIRRSPGTRYRHYAPAIPLKLSAPQETPADADNWAWLGTGNPAGSPCVKIIFRDDAEYAKELFRALRTLERSGARIIYAELPAEKGIGRALKDRLIRAAGE